Genomic segment of Prochlorococcus marinus CUG1433:
AATTTGATTGATTCTCTGAAATTATATCTTTTAAAAAATTTAAATTTTTTCTACTCAAACAGCTTTTTATTTCTAAAGAATTATATTTTTTATTAATTATGACTCTGTTTTTAGGACTTGGTAAATGTTCAAATGAAATAGCAATATCAATTTCTTTTGGGTCATTTTTATAGCATTTAAACTTATATATTAAATATTTAAAAATATCAAAAGAAATAATAAATTTGAGAAGAGTACTGAGAAATGCATAAAAATTTTTTTCCAAAAATCTTCTTTTTATAATTTGGATTTTTTTCAGAATAGTTTTTGAAATAATATTTTTTTGTACTCTTGGTGATATGGATATTCCATAATTTATTTTATTTTGGCTATCTTTATTATTATTTTTTAAAATAAATGCTTGGTTTAATTCTTTTAATTCTTTTTTACTAAAGTTATTATATTTACCTATTGCAACCTTGCCAATATTTATATAGGGGTGGAATGTAATATATCGCCCAGCTGATTTACAGTTAAGATTATTTTTATAAATTAGATTTAATAATATTTTATTATTTTCGAAGCAACCAGTAGATAAAACAATTTCTTTAGCGAAAAATGATTTTTCCAAACCTTTATTATCTATAGTAATAATCTTTTCTACTTTATTTTTTGAATTATTTAAAACAATTTCTTTTAAATTTCTATTAAAAATAATATTTATATTTTTGGAGTCAAATATTTCTCTGCCTTTTTTTATAATAAAGTTCTCGTAATTTTTTCCAAAAGTAAAATGAGATGAAGCTATTTTTATTGAGTATTTCTTTCTCAAGGCTCTCCATCCTTTATTTTCTATTTTTAGATCTAAATTTGATAATTGATTACTAATATTTAGATATTTCCATGCTTCTTGATAAGCTTTTTTAAGTTCATTATATTCAATGCCCCATTTAAGAAGCCCTTTATATTCAAAATCAATTAAATCAAATTCCCAAAATGTACCTCCTACCCCTGGAGCTTTCCAGAGAGCAGAGGTACCAAAGAAAGCTTTCTTCCGCTCCTCTCTAAAATTTATTTTAAAGTCACCTTTGCTTTTGCTCTTTTTATAATCATAATTTAATATTTTATTTTCATTCCCACTTTCTATTATTAAAACTTTTTTATCACTGTTTATAAAATACTCAGCTGTCGCAATCCCAGCTGGTCCGGAACCTATTATTATCAGGTCATACTGCATTATTGATCAATCGAACAACTATTTTTGATTATATAGTATTTATAAGATATGAAACACGAATCGAATTAATTAAAATTCCAATAATTAAAGGTATATTTATTAAAATTTCTATTGGTTTGGGCAACTTAATTTTTTTCTCAATATATATTATTAGATATAGAATATTTATTGTAAAAATAAATGCAAATATAAAGGAATAGCCTTGTAGATGTACAGCAAAAGATTGCTGAAATAATAGACCATAAAAGAGAATAGACCAAGATAGAGGCATAAATATCCATTTAGCTTTTTTACTATTTTTTATAAAAACTATTAATCCAAAAATTGACAATAAAGATAAAGAAAATAAACTAGCAATTGCAGATGAACAATTAAAATAGCTTATATATTTTTCCAGGGTTGATAAATTATCTAATTGACTGTTAGTAAAGCAAACACTGAATCTACTTCCCCCTAAGAATTGAAGAGCAGCAATTATACCTCCATGATGAATATTATTAAAGCTGTCAATACCAATGCGATAGAGTGCTTTACTTCCTGAATGATTTATATTCATAATTCTCAAAAAGAGAAGCTGAATACCATGGATAACTATTGGCATACCACAAGCTAATGAATACAAATAAAAACCTTTTTTATTTTGAAGAGTATTTGGTAAATAACGATATGAATAATCCTTTTCTAATAAATTACCTAAAAAGAAACTTATTATTTTATTGAAAATTACAAATATAAATAAAAAGAATATCCATATCCAATGCATCAATCCAGCTAAAAAAACAAATAATAATCCAAGATATTTTTTATTAAGGATAAAAAAATATATACTTAGCAAATAAAATGTCAGAAATGATACCTCGAACCAAGGAGCAATCATCATCCTATATGCCCATGGAGAAGTTAAAAATAAAGAGAATAAAATAGTGCCATAAAATAGTGATTGAAACTTATTTCGTATTTCCATGACATATAAGCCTATTTCTGAAACTAAGAAACCCACAATCGAAATTAAAATGTAATCAAAAAAACTGCCTAAATTAAGTAATTGATAATTTGGTATTAATTTATTTAAAAAAGCTTGGGGAAGATAACCTATCAAAGGCACTAAATATATTTCACCTATATTATTCTCCAGATAATTGGTAACTTCTTGGACACTATTCCATGAAGTGTATCCAATATAGTTAATTAAGGAATTTTCGGAAATATTTTCAATAGCATTTACTATTCTTTCAAAATGATATGGTCTCCATTTTATACCTAAAGGAGAGTATGTTTGCATGAAATAATAATAAAAAATTGTTATGAGAATATATAAAAATATCCTAAAAAGAATAGGTGAAAAAAATATTTGATATTCTCTTATATTTTTATTTTTTATATCTTTGCAAAGCATTTTATAATGGAATTATATTAATAATAGTACGAACTTAACCTTTTTTATTTTTCGATTAAAAAAGGCTAATCTAGATTATAAAAGTATGACAAAAATAAAAATCTACATTTAAATTATATTAATCCAATGCATAAGTAATTTAATTTTTTTTTCTTATCTATAACTATGACAAATTTTGAATTGAGATATAGTTAATATAGATAGGCTAATAAACAAATAAATCTATATATTAAAAAGGATGATTTTTCAAAAATATATCAATCAAAATTTATCTCCAAAATAATTTCTCGAATATATAAACTAAAATGATTCCATTTAATAAAATATATCTTACCGGAAAAGAGAAGTTATATATTGAAAAAGCTCTAAATACTCAAACTGCTGGGGATGGGAACTACACCAATAAATGTAGTAAATGGTTAGAAACTTTAACTGGAGCGCATAAAGTGTTATTAACAACTTCATGTACTGCAGCACTGGAAATGGCCGCAATATTAATTAATATTAAACCCGGCGATGAAGTTATCATGCCCTCTTACACTTTTGTTTCAACCGCAAATGCTTTTGTTCTAAGAGGAGCAATTCCAGTTTTTATTGATGTTTATGAAAACGATTTAAACATAAATGTTGAAAATATTGAGAAAGCAATAACAAAAAAAACGAGGGCTATAGTTCCAGTTCATTATGCAGGAAACAGTTGTAAAATGGAAAAAATCAAAGAAATCGCAAATAAATATAGTTTATTCATCATAGAAGATGCCGCACAATGCATAATGAGTTTTCATAATGGAAAACATTTAGGAAGTACTGGAGATTTAAGTGCATTTAGCTTTCATCAGACTAAAAATATTTCTTGCGGAGAAGGAGGAGCTTTAGTTATTAATAATCCAAACCTGTTTGATAGGGCAGAAATAATTAGAGAAAAAGGTACTAATAGAAGTCAATACTTAAAAAAACAAAGCAATTTATATACTTGGTTGGATATTGGTTCATCTTATCTTCCAAGTGATATTAATGCAGCATATTTATGGGCTCAGCTGGAGGGATCAAAATTTATAACTTCAAAACGTTTAAAAGTATGGAAAAATTATAAAGAGAGTTTTTCTTATATCGAAAAAGAAGGTTTAATTAAGGTGCAAACCGTTAGCAGTAATCAAGGTTACAATGCTCATTTATTTTATATATTATTAAAAGACGAAATCTTAAGGAATAAATTTATAAAAGATATGTACAAAAAAAATATAATATGCACGTCACACTATATTCCTCTTCATAGCTCTCCCTTTGGAAAGAAAGTGGGCAAAACACAAGATGATTTAAAAGTTACAGATTCTATAAGTAAAAGAATAGTAAGATTACCTATGTGGGTTGATTTAGATAAATTTCAAAACAAGATAATTGATAGCTCTATTAAAATTATTCAAAAACTGGTATAAATTTCAAATGATATTTAATTATTAACAACTAAAAGAAATTTTTTAATCCTAACCTTTCGCAATTATAATCACTTTTAAATAATTGTTTTTCAACCCATTTTTGATTATTTAGATACCAATCTACAGTAATTTTTAAAGCGGATTCAAAAGAATATTTTGGTTCCCAATTAATTTCTTTTTTGATCTTTTTAGTATCCAGTGCATAACGTTTATCATGGCCTGGACGATCTGTAACATAATATATAAGGTTCTTTGAAGATGATTTTTTGTTTAGTTTTTTATCTAAAATTTCACATAGTAGCTTAACAATCGCATTATTTGATATTAAATTATTTGCCCCTATACAATAGGATTCGCCAAATTTACCTAACTCAATAATCTTTAAGATTGCTTCTACGTGATCATGAACATAAATCCAATCTCTAATAAATTCTCCATCACCATAAATAGGGATTTTAAAATTATTTATAACTTTGAATATTACAAGTGGGATTAATTTTTCTGGAAATTGTCCAGGACCAAAATTGTTCGAACAATTACCTATTATTACGGGTAATTTATAAGTATGAAACCAACTCTTTACAAGAAAATCAGTAGAAGCCTTTGAAGCTGAATATGGTGATCTAGGATTAATTTTTGATTGTTCATTAAAATAACTATTTTCCTTTGCCGAACCATATATCTCATCAGTACCCGCATGATAAAAAATAAATTTATTTTGTCGATCTTTATCCATTTTAAAATAAAGTTTTCTAGCTGATTCAAGTAAATTTAAAGTCGCTGAAATATTATTTTCCACAAAAAGGCCTGGATCATCAATTGAACGATCAACATGAGTATCAGCTGCCAAATTAATAATTAAATCTGGATTAATTTGAAATATTATTTCTTGTATTTTACTACTATCAGAAAGATTATAATTTATAAATTTATATCTATCTTTTAGATTATTATCAATTATAATTTCAGCACTTGCATAACCATTTTTATCAATATTAACTATTTTATAGTCTGTATGAATTAGTAATTTTTCTATCAGATTCCTACCAATAAATCCAGAACCTCCTGCAATTAAGACTTTCATATTAAAACATTATTAATTAAAATCCTTTTTCATATCAAGCAATCTCAACAAGTACTTTCCATAACTACTTTTTATTAAATATTGAGCTAAAGAATATAATTGTTTATCATCTATCCAACCATTTCTCCAAGCTATTTCCTCAGGACAGCCAACTTTTAAACCTTGACGATTTTCCAAAGTTCTAACATAACTACCTGCATCATGAAGAGACTCAAAAGAGCCTGTATCTAGCCATGCCAAACCTCTACTAAATATTTTTGCCCTTAACTTATTTTCTTTTAGATAAAGTTTGTTCAAATCGGTAATTTCTAGTTCTCCTCTTATTGAGGGACGAACTTTTTTTGCCTTTTCAACTACTGTTTGGTCATAAAAATATAATCCTGTTATTGCGTATTGACTTTTAAAAGATATTGGTTTTTCTTCAATTGATTTAATTTCATAATTTTCATTAAATTCAACAATACCATAATTATGGGGATCACTAACAGGATATACCGTTATTGTTGCTCCGATATTTTCCTCCATAGATTTTTTAATTTGCCTTATAAAATTCTGCCCATGAAAAAAATTATCTCCCAAAATTACAACTGATGAATAACCTTTAATATATTCCTCGCCAATAATGAATGATTGAACAATTCCTGCAGGTTTTTCTTGAATAAGATAATTGATATTTATCCCAAGGGATTTACCATTTCCTAGAAGATCTTCAAATAGATTATGATCTCTTTGTGAACATAATATAAGAATATCTTTTATTCCAGCCAACATAAGTATTGATAAGGAATAATATATCATTGGCTTATCATAAATAGGTAATATTTGCTTACTAATCGAATTTGTCAATGGAGATAATCTTGTACCTTTTCCTCCAGCCAAAATTATCCCTTTATATTTCATTTTTAAAACTTAAAAGGTATAGCTTTAATTTTAGTACAGAAAAGCTTTAAAATAAAAACAAATAATTTAATAATTAAAAAAACCTTTAAAAGGTATTGTGCTCGTTATTCAAATACTGTTTTTATAAATTAAAAAATCTAAAAATATCATATAAGTATTTATTAAGAAAAAGATAGGGCTAATTGATATTAAGGAATTTTTATGGATTATTTTTCTGTAAACATTAACTATCGATTATAATTATTCTGTTTTCAAATTTTTTTTAAAAGCTATATTTTAGAAATTATTGATAAATATTACTCATGCTTGAGACTAATCTAAGAATATAAATAATCCGAGAATTAATTTATATTTATATCTTCTTTTATTAATTGTTTGCTTACGAGATTAGCTGATTAAAAATACTAATTATTCATAAAAATCACTTTTATCTGTTAGAGATATGTGATCAATTTGAAATATTAATAAAAAAGACTTAAGCTTTTAAAGAATCTATCTCAAAACTAAATGAACAATAAGTTCACAAGTCTAAGATTTTTATTGTTAATTTCTGATGGATATCAAATTAATTTGCAAAAACTAAATACAAAATTCACTCAATATCTTGAATTAATAAGAAATACAACAGATATAAATAAAAAATCAAATTTTTTAATTAAAAATATTTTTTATGTCTTTTATCTTTTTTATTTAATTTCCCCAATCCATTTTCTATTTTTGTTTTTATTTTACTTTTTTATTAATTATCTTTCGAACAAAAAAGTAATTCTAAGTCTAAATAGTTCTTTATTAAATCGCTGGAAAAGATTTATTAATTATAAAGGCGTTTTAACTGTAGTTCTTGATAATAAATTTAATAAAATATTTTTAAAAAGATTACCTTATAAATTATGTTTTTTTATAATTTGCAATTTCATAACTCTCTTAATTTCATATATATCTAA
This window contains:
- the rfbB gene encoding dTDP-glucose 4,6-dehydratase, with product MKVLIAGGSGFIGRNLIEKLLIHTDYKIVNIDKNGYASAEIIIDNNLKDRYKFINYNLSDSSKIQEIIFQINPDLIINLAADTHVDRSIDDPGLFVENNISATLNLLESARKLYFKMDKDRQNKFIFYHAGTDEIYGSAKENSYFNEQSKINPRSPYSASKASTDFLVKSWFHTYKLPVIIGNCSNNFGPGQFPEKLIPLVIFKVINNFKIPIYGDGEFIRDWIYVHDHVEAILKIIELGKFGESYCIGANNLISNNAIVKLLCEILDKKLNKKSSSKNLIYYVTDRPGHDKRYALDTKKIKKEINWEPKYSFESALKITVDWYLNNQKWVEKQLFKSDYNCERLGLKNFF
- the rfbA gene encoding glucose-1-phosphate thymidylyltransferase RfbA, with amino-acid sequence MKYKGIILAGGKGTRLSPLTNSISKQILPIYDKPMIYYSLSILMLAGIKDILILCSQRDHNLFEDLLGNGKSLGININYLIQEKPAGIVQSFIIGEEYIKGYSSVVILGDNFFHGQNFIRQIKKSMEENIGATITVYPVSDPHNYGIVEFNENYEIKSIEEKPISFKSQYAITGLYFYDQTVVEKAKKVRPSIRGELEITDLNKLYLKENKLRAKIFSRGLAWLDTGSFESLHDAGSYVRTLENRQGLKVGCPEEIAWRNGWIDDKQLYSLAQYLIKSSYGKYLLRLLDMKKDFN
- a CDS encoding GMC family oxidoreductase; its protein translation is MQYDLIIIGSGPAGIATAEYFINSDKKVLIIESGNENKILNYDYKKSKSKGDFKINFREERKKAFFGTSALWKAPGVGGTFWEFDLIDFEYKGLLKWGIEYNELKKAYQEAWKYLNISNQLSNLDLKIENKGWRALRKKYSIKIASSHFTFGKNYENFIIKKGREIFDSKNINIIFNRNLKEIVLNNSKNKVEKIITIDNKGLEKSFFAKEIVLSTGCFENNKILLNLIYKNNLNCKSAGRYITFHPYINIGKVAIGKYNNFSKKELKELNQAFILKNNNKDSQNKINYGISISPRVQKNIISKTILKKIQIIKRRFLEKNFYAFLSTLLKFIISFDIFKYLIYKFKCYKNDPKEIDIAISFEHLPSPKNRVIINKKYNSLEIKSCLSRKNLNFLKDIISENQSNLKKIFPEFKAKRINLEVLNFETGNHHHGGTIIGNENIGVVNQNLKFYNLKNLYIAGSSIFPNSSIYNPTFTIIAMSLRLSKYLFSKIS
- the rffA gene encoding dTDP-4-amino-4,6-dideoxygalactose transaminase; the protein is MIPFNKIYLTGKEKLYIEKALNTQTAGDGNYTNKCSKWLETLTGAHKVLLTTSCTAALEMAAILINIKPGDEVIMPSYTFVSTANAFVLRGAIPVFIDVYENDLNINVENIEKAITKKTRAIVPVHYAGNSCKMEKIKEIANKYSLFIIEDAAQCIMSFHNGKHLGSTGDLSAFSFHQTKNISCGEGGALVINNPNLFDRAEIIREKGTNRSQYLKKQSNLYTWLDIGSSYLPSDINAAYLWAQLEGSKFITSKRLKVWKNYKESFSYIEKEGLIKVQTVSSNQGYNAHLFYILLKDEILRNKFIKDMYKKNIICTSHYIPLHSSPFGKKVGKTQDDLKVTDSISKRIVRLPMWVDLDKFQNKIIDSSIKIIQKLV